A genomic stretch from Podospora pseudoanserina strain CBS 124.78 chromosome 3, whole genome shotgun sequence includes:
- a CDS encoding hypothetical protein (COG:P; EggNog:ENOG503NW40) has protein sequence MAVDADKAHNRSNSTTSKASYAHHDDTGTASSHHGSPESLKHQRLEASRKLANPLAGLSHERLYQMGEEYAVNAGLTSDEDLRAFRLGAVIASNQTDYSSILELTDREREVLERETTHKWSNPRMLYWVIAICSLCAAVQGMDETVVNGAQIFYKEAFGIAEDTWLIGLTNGAPYLCCAIVGCWVTEPMNKRFGRRGTIFISCAISALACFWQAFTNTWYHMFIARFFLGFGIGPKSATTPIFAAECSPPRLRGALVMQWQMWTAFGIMIGYVADLAFYPVPDRGIPLGLNWRLMMGSALIPAVVVCCLAYVCPESPRWYLTKNRHKDAFASVCQLRHEKVQAARDLFYTHTLLKAEEQTTANIGTRNRIKEVFTIRRNRNAMIASEIVMFMQQFCGVNVIAYFSSEIFREAGYSEVEALAASLGFGVINFLFAIPAFYTIDTYGRRNLLLTTFPLMALFMFFTGFSFWIPEDSPAHIGCIALGIYLFGIVYSPGEGPVPFTYSAEAYPLYIRAIGMSFATATTWFFNFVLALTWPSLLEAFRPQGAFSWYGGWNIVGFFLVLFLVPETKEKTLEELDRVFDVDLRRMMAFGARQAGWFWGRYVMRRKGGRKPVHPGEEGLDGDSGEEGEFLGEKKGVVGGMDGAGRV, from the exons ATGGCTGTCGACGCTGACAAGGCCCACAACCGCTCCaactcaaccacctccaaagCCTCGTACGCTCACCATGACGATACAGGCACCGCTTCATCCCACCATGGCTCACCAGAGTCTCTCAAGCACCAACGCCTGGAAGCCTCCAGGAAGCTCGCAAACCCCCTCGCTGGTTTGAGCCATGAACGACTTTACCAGATGGGCGAGGAGTATGCCGTTAACGCCGGGCTGACCAGCGATGAGGACCTCCGCGCTTTCCGTCTCGGTGCAGTTATCGCTAGCAACCAGACTGACTACAGCTCCATCCTGGAGCTTACCGATCGCGAGAGGGAAGTTCTAGAACGTGAGACAACCCACAAGTGGTCCAACCCCCGGATGCTTTACTGGGTCATTGCCATCTGCTCTCTCTGTGCCGCTGTTCAGGGCATGGATGAGACAGTTGTCAATGGCGCCCAGATCTTTTACAAGGAAGCCTTTGGAATCGCTGAGGACACCTGGTTGATTGGTCTCACTAACGGCGCTCCGTATTTGTGCTGTGCCATTGTTGGTTGCTGGGTGACTGAGCCTATGAATAAGAGGTTTGGGAGAAGAGGCACAATCTTCATCTCTTGTGCTATTTCGGCGTTGGCATGCTTCTGGCAGGCGTTTACGAACACCTGGTATCATATGTTTATCGCACGGTTTTTCTTGGGATTTGGTATTGGACCCAAGAGCGCAACTACACCGATTTTCGCCGCAGAGTGCTCTCCGCCAAGACTGAGAGGAGCCCTGGTCATG CAATGGCAAATGTGGACGGCCTTCGGTATTATGATCGGTTACGTTGCCGACTTGGCCTTCTACCCTGTTCCTGACCGCGGCATCCCCCTGGGTCTCAACtggcggttgatgatgggttcCGCCCTCATTCCAGCCGTCGTTGTCTGTTGTCTCGCCTACGTCTGCCCCGAGTCACCCAGATGGTATCTCACCAAGAACCGCCACAAGGATGCGTTTGCTTCGGTCTGTCAACTTCGCCATGAGAAAGTCCAGGCGGCCAGGGATCTGTTTTACACGCACACCCTGCTCAAGGCCGAAGAGCAGACCACGGCCAACATTGGAACACGCAACCGCATCAAGGAGGTCTTTACCATCCGACGCAACAGAAATGCCATGATTGCTTCTGAGATTGTCATGTTTATGCAGCAATTCTGCGGTGTCAATGTCATTGCCTACTTTTCCAGTGAAATTTTCAGGGAGGCTGGGTATTCTGAGGTCGAGGCTCTGGCAGCAAGCTTGGGATTTGGAGTCATCAACTTCCTGTTTGCCATACCAGCCTTTTACACCATCGACACGTACGGCCGGCGCAATTTACtgctcaccaccttcccgCTGATGGCACTATTCATGTTCTTCACTGGTTTCAGCTTCTGGATACCAGAAGACAGTCCAGCACACATCGGGTGTATAGCCTTGGGAATCTACCTCTTCGGCATCGTCTACAGCCCCGGCGAGGGCCCCGTGCCATTTACCTATTCAGCAGAAGCATACCCGCTGTATATCCGCGCCATAGGGATGAGCTTCGCGACGGCAACGACGTGGTTCTTCAATTTTGTTCTGGCGCTTACGTGGCCGAGTTTACTGGAGGCGTTCAGGCCGCAGGGCGCTTTTAGCTGGTATGGGGGGTGGAATATTGTTGGGTttttcttggtgttgtttttggtgcCTGAGACGAAGGAGAAGAcgttggaggagctggataGGGTTTTTGATGTggatttgaggaggatgatggctttTGGGGCGAGGCAGgcggggtggttttgggggaggtaCGTGATGAggcggaagggggggaggaagccgGTTCAtccgggggaggaggggttggatggggatagtggggaggagggagagtttttgggggagaagaaaggggttgttggggggatggatggggcggggagggtttga
- a CDS encoding hypothetical protein (EggNog:ENOG503NVMF; COG:Q): MANTYAFNSTAGFDEALAMKASAVLKVIYKYRLNRSGLGSETSDNHDMFKFFVLIYAQVWANQTIKMCLPAFPFKSPNDKCKVLGRLPDMAEQFALAHLNGLCAAIEDIYPPGAELTIISDGLVYNDLLGVPDRHVWAYGQALRDLAVEKGFGNNIKFSRLQDLLHVFPGNDLDEITYVANATEFRRALLNTFGRPDFDASVEICCNEDTCMTYRGYIKFLETDLRHVYPLGSDRSKSKFKRGTEHIAKNMLMRGDAFARAVRERFPNHLRLSIHPKGSVSNPNPKTQTNTKLPISLLPNTTPGTTPWHCCLGLKADGTILSLPRSQFDSDPSFELILSHSGHGSYYREKSPLFWNSPQVFIQPLYPCGLLIQPLVPNSLPITSIPILSIRALAEHNSPICLRGFKQTTNRDLFIQKAKEMGTTLGWPGRYEVIMSVKDVGTEFDEKGNPVVSSLSAEKMAFHYDGVFKTTQDPETGKLSSLPPRFQMFVAVTPSPSNTGLTLFAASRLLFRYLEQNYKHVVSLDVLKECTMSLNTTAFGGVSLSGLPLVVEHPTTKLPCLRYHEHWPESKTKFGPMNTRLKISERGQGGMGLTDEVVRGVLGDLLYDRRVCYRHAWSKGDVVVSDDFAMMHTRTEFVSGGGRELWRIHID; this comes from the coding sequence ATGGCAAACACCTACGCCTTCAACAGCACGGCTGGGTTTGACGAAGCTCTAGCTATGAAAGCGTCGGCTGTCCTCAAGGTCATCTACAAATACCGTCTCAACAGATCGGGATTGGGATCTGAGACCTCGGATAACCACGACATGTTCAAGTTCTTTGTTCTTATCTACGCCCAGGTCTGGGCCAATCAGACCATCAAGATGTGTCTCCCCGCCTTTCCTTTCAAGTCCCCAAACGACAAGTGCAAGGtcctcggccgtcttccCGATATGGCAGAGCAGTTTGCCCTGGCCCACTTGAACGGGCTGTGTGCCGCCATTGAGGACATCTACCCCCCAGGAGCAGAGCTGACCATTATCTCCGATGGGCTGGTATACAACGACCTCCTGGGCGTTCCCGACAGACATGTCTGGGCATATGGTCAAGCACTCCGTGACCTCGCTGTCGAAAAGGGGTTCGGCAACAACATCAAGTTCTCTCGTCTCCAAGATCTTCTCCATGTGTTTCCCGGAAATGACCTGGATGAGATCACATACGTCGCCAATGCCACCGAGTTTCGCAGGGCGCTCCTCAACACCTTTGGCCGCCCTGACTTTGACGCCTCGGTTGAGATCTGCTGCAACGAGGACACTTGCATGACGTACCGCGGGTACATCAAGTTCCTCGAGACAGACCTCAGGCATGTCTATCCCTTGGGTTCGGACCggtcaaagtcaaagttcAAGAGGGGCACCGAGCACATCGCCAAAAACATGCTCATGCGAGGCGACGCCTTTGCGAGGGCTGTTCGAGAACGCTTTCCCAACCATCTCCGTCTGTCTATTCACCCGAAGGGCTCAGtgtccaaccccaaccccaaaacccaaaccaacaccaagctccccatcagcctcctacccaacaccacccccggcaccaccccctggcACTGCTGCCTAGGCCTCAAAGCAGACGGCacaatcctctccctcccccgctcccaATTCGACTCTGACCCCTCTTTCGAACTCATACTCTCCCACTCCGGCCACGGGAGCTACTACCGCGAGAAatccccccttttctggAACTCCCCCCAAGTCTTCATCCAGCCCCTCTACCCCTgcggcctcctcatccaacccctcgtccccaactccctccccatcacctccatccccatcctctccatccgCGCCCTAGCAGAGCACAACTCCCCCATCTGCCTCCGAGGCttcaaacaaaccaccaaccgcgacctcttcatccaaaaagccaaagaaATGGGCACCACCCTCGGCTGGCCAGGCCGGTACGAAGTCATCATGTCCGTCAAAGACGTCGGGACAGAATTTGACGAGAAGGGGAACCCAGTTGTCTCTTCCCTATCGGCAGAGAAAATGGCGTTTCACTACGACGGTGTCTTCAAAACAACGCAAGATCCGGAGACGGGAAAGCTAAGTTCTCTACCGCCGAGGTTTCAGATGTTTGTTGCcgtcaccccctccccttccaacACGGGCTTGACACTGTTCGCCGCGAGCAGGTTGCTGTTTCGATATCTGGAACAGAATTACAAGCATGTTGTTAGCTTGGATGTCTTGAAAGAGTGCACCATGTCGCTGAACACGACTGCGTTCGGGGGGGTAAGCCTGTCGGGTctgccgctggtggtggagcaCCCCACGACGAAACTTCCCTGTCTGAGGTATCACGAGCACTGGCCCGAGTCAAAGACAAAGTTTGGGCCAATGAATACCAGACTGAAAATTTCGGAAAGGGGAcagggagggatggggttgacggATGAGGTTGTGAGGGGCGTGTTGGGTGATTTGCTGTATGACAGGCGGGTGTGCTACCGGCACGCGTGGAGcaagggggatgtggtggtgagtgatgACTTTGCCATGATGCATACGCGGACTGAGTTTGTTagtgggggtgggagggagttgtGGAGGATTCATATTGACTGA